In Vibrio atlanticus, the following proteins share a genomic window:
- a CDS encoding type I restriction-modification system subunit M, giving the protein MAKAPANKKPASKAKPASKAKKATKGFEETLWDTANQLRGSVESSEYKHVVLSLVFLKFISDKFEARRQKMIDDGQEAFVEMKEFYQQDNIFFLPEDARWSFVKARAKQDDIAIIIDTALSTIEKNNPSLKDALPDNYFSRQGLEVKKLASLIDSIENIDTLANECDMSEEDLIGRVYEYFLGKFAATEGKGGGEFYTPKSVVTLLAEMLEPFQGKIYDPACGSGGMFVQSLKFIKEHEGRTKDIAIYGQELTSTTYKLAKMNLAIRGLSGNLGERAADTFFADQHKDLKADYIMANPPFNLKGWRNEAELTDDARFAGYRTPPTGNANYGWILHMLSKLSETGTAGFVLANGSMSSNTSGEGEIREQLIENDRVECMIALPGQLFFTTQIPVCIWFITKDKTENTTKGFRNRQKETLFIDAREMGTMISRTNKELTKDDIALIADTYHAWRCDDAELKARIERGDGKVEKYQDQAGFSKSATIADIKANDFVLTPGRYVGAAEVEDDGIPFETKMSELSQTLYSQMNQSQELDKAIRQNLEALGYGE; this is encoded by the coding sequence ATGGCAAAAGCACCCGCTAACAAGAAACCCGCCTCAAAAGCTAAGCCCGCGTCAAAAGCTAAAAAAGCGACCAAAGGCTTTGAAGAGACCCTTTGGGATACCGCTAATCAGTTGCGTGGCAGTGTTGAGTCATCTGAATACAAACACGTGGTATTAAGTCTTGTGTTCTTAAAGTTCATCAGCGACAAGTTTGAAGCACGCCGTCAGAAGATGATAGACGATGGGCAAGAAGCTTTTGTTGAGATGAAAGAGTTCTACCAACAAGACAACATCTTCTTTTTGCCAGAAGATGCGCGTTGGTCATTTGTTAAAGCGCGCGCTAAGCAAGACGATATCGCTATCATCATTGATACCGCTTTATCGACTATCGAAAAAAACAACCCAAGCTTAAAAGACGCTCTGCCAGACAACTACTTCTCGCGCCAAGGTCTGGAAGTGAAAAAGCTGGCGTCACTTATCGACAGCATTGAAAACATTGATACGCTGGCGAACGAATGTGACATGAGCGAAGAAGACTTAATCGGTCGGGTTTACGAATACTTTCTAGGTAAGTTTGCAGCAACCGAAGGCAAAGGTGGTGGCGAGTTCTACACGCCTAAGTCAGTGGTAACACTGTTAGCTGAAATGCTAGAACCTTTCCAAGGCAAAATCTACGATCCGGCTTGTGGCTCGGGCGGTATGTTTGTTCAGTCGTTAAAGTTCATTAAAGAGCACGAAGGGCGTACTAAAGACATCGCAATCTATGGTCAAGAGCTGACCTCCACTACTTATAAACTGGCGAAGATGAACTTAGCCATTCGCGGTTTATCGGGCAACTTAGGTGAGCGTGCAGCTGATACCTTCTTTGCTGACCAGCATAAAGACTTAAAAGCCGATTACATCATGGCGAATCCACCGTTTAACCTTAAAGGTTGGCGTAATGAAGCAGAGCTAACCGATGATGCGCGCTTTGCCGGCTATCGTACTCCACCAACAGGCAACGCCAACTACGGTTGGATTTTGCACATGCTCTCGAAGCTAAGTGAAACAGGCACGGCGGGTTTTGTATTAGCGAACGGCTCAATGAGTTCAAACACGTCCGGTGAAGGGGAAATCCGCGAGCAGCTTATCGAGAACGATCGCGTTGAATGTATGATTGCTCTGCCGGGGCAGCTGTTCTTTACTACGCAGATCCCTGTGTGCATTTGGTTTATCACTAAAGACAAAACCGAGAACACCACCAAAGGTTTCCGTAACCGCCAAAAAGAGACGCTGTTTATTGATGCCCGTGAAATGGGCACCATGATTAGCCGCACCAATAAAGAGCTCACTAAAGACGACATCGCGCTGATTGCCGACACATACCATGCTTGGCGTTGTGATGACGCAGAACTCAAAGCGCGTATTGAGCGTGGTGACGGTAAAGTAGAGAAGTATCAAGACCAAGCTGGTTTTAGCAAGTCAGCGACGATTGCTGATATCAAGGCTAATGATTTTGTACTGACGCCGGGGCGTTACGTAGGCGCTGCGGAAGTTGAAGATGACGGCATTCCGTTTGAAACCAAGATGAGTGAGCTTTCACAAACCCTATACAGCCAAATGAATCAATCTCAAGAGTTGGATAAAGCGATTCGCCAAAACTTGGAGGCGTTGGGTTATGGGGAGTGA
- a CDS encoding restriction endonuclease subunit S: protein MREGIDNGPIVVAIGNFDYSGGFRFSETKLKRYTSEFPTDYILTPGDILLAMTCQTSGGEILGIPGMIPDDGEIYLHNQRLGKVIIKEPSLVCPEYLYWLFLSQPFNNFVFQRATGTKILHTSPKKIMEYETKFPTLSEQLNLSEVLCQVSNKIILNNQINQTLEQMAQTLFKSWFVDFDPVKAKMNGEQPKGMDAPFLSKEVASLFPEKLVESELGLIPEGWDVGTLDSHTSMIIDHRGKTPKKLGSDWVEEGYPAISAKNIKSKKIVRPDTIRFLDETTYRKWMKEPLVKGDIIMTSEAPMGELYFFDGSQDFCLSQRLYGLRANSDVCNPVFLFDWLQTTQAKADMEGRASGSTVLGIKQAELRKVKILTPPKDILDKYSSIVSNLVDMTAKNNAQNISLEKLRDTLLPKLLSGEIDLENLQVEQAIAIAE, encoded by the coding sequence ATGCGAGAAGGTATTGATAATGGCCCCATTGTCGTTGCAATCGGCAATTTCGATTATAGTGGTGGGTTTCGATTTTCGGAGACGAAACTAAAGCGGTATACATCGGAGTTTCCTACCGATTATATTTTGACTCCCGGGGATATATTGCTTGCGATGACCTGTCAAACATCAGGTGGCGAAATCTTGGGAATACCAGGCATGATTCCAGATGATGGGGAAATATACTTACATAATCAACGACTAGGAAAAGTAATTATAAAAGAACCTAGTTTAGTATGCCCTGAATACCTGTACTGGCTGTTTTTAAGTCAACCTTTCAACAACTTTGTTTTCCAACGCGCCACCGGGACAAAAATATTACATACTTCACCCAAGAAAATTATGGAGTATGAGACTAAATTTCCAACACTCTCTGAGCAGCTCAATCTCAGCGAAGTATTATGTCAAGTAAGTAATAAAATCATACTCAACAACCAAATTAACCAAACCCTAGAGCAAATGGCACAAACGTTGTTCAAGTCTTGGTTTGTCGATTTTGACCCAGTAAAAGCCAAAATGAATGGCGAACAGCCAAAAGGGATGGATGCGCCTTTTCTTTCAAAAGAAGTTGCCTCGCTTTTCCCAGAAAAGCTCGTTGAGTCTGAGTTGGGCTTGATACCCGAAGGTTGGGACGTTGGAACACTAGATAGTCATACATCGATGATTATCGACCATCGCGGAAAAACACCTAAAAAACTCGGTAGTGATTGGGTTGAAGAAGGTTATCCAGCAATTTCGGCAAAAAACATTAAATCTAAGAAGATTGTTCGACCAGATACAATCCGCTTTCTTGATGAAACTACATATAGAAAATGGATGAAAGAGCCTCTTGTCAAAGGCGATATCATCATGACATCTGAAGCCCCGATGGGTGAACTGTACTTCTTTGATGGGTCACAAGACTTTTGCTTAAGCCAAAGATTATATGGGCTTAGAGCAAACTCTGATGTTTGCAATCCAGTATTTTTATTTGACTGGCTACAAACAACCCAAGCAAAGGCGGATATGGAAGGTCGAGCTTCAGGTTCTACAGTCTTAGGCATCAAGCAGGCAGAATTACGCAAGGTTAAAATCTTAACACCACCTAAAGACATTCTAGATAAATATAGCTCTATTGTGAGCAACCTAGTTGATATGACAGCAAAGAATAATGCACAAAATATCAGTCTAGAAAAGTTGCGCGACACCTTGCTCCCTAAATTGCTTTCCGGCGAAATCGACTTAGAAAACCTGCAAGTAGAACAAGCTATAGCAATTGCAGAGTAA
- a CDS encoding DEAD/DEAH box helicase: protein MLVEILSNFSEDELLDFLPKSSINFALDLETDNDQAKEDTSFNKAKLAGIVASVKRVEFLFEKPLRDKLIERLSPQQLAELFPSFKLQPNQVTPQHYDAVISWSEENPNLFASTLGLSTLYNNQLGQDTKLESIARIEPAYGLYPYQQDISQQVFSNLRTNKKRVLIHLPTGSGKTRTAMNIASEHLRESDNNLVLWLADREELCSQAYEEFSKAWHSLGNRPTSLYGFYSSSTESLSGIDSGFVVAGLHKFLSLRKTNSKQLQLLYKELAEKVTLVIFDEAHKAIAPKFQEVVQDFISDKAFHADLIGLTATPGRSYSEDGLSEEDKRLAIFFNNNKVSMQISGYLSPIDYLVEKGYLAKANFKSLNYDHSNIAAYELRDAGGVETMTTLANNLERNKNIIKTIISECNLNSQIIVFACTVEHSINLATALAYQGINAASIDSKNDSPESRRAKIAQYKNGELQVLVNFNVLTAGFDAPKTNVTVIAKPMNSLVQYLQMAGRAMRGHKSGGNRECSIYTVMDNIPEFQSISLAFSHWNDMWVEKEKINE from the coding sequence ATGCTTGTAGAAATTCTTTCAAACTTTTCTGAAGATGAATTATTGGATTTTTTACCCAAAAGCTCCATCAACTTTGCACTAGATCTTGAGACTGATAACGATCAGGCAAAAGAAGACACTTCTTTCAATAAAGCCAAACTGGCAGGGATTGTTGCTAGTGTAAAACGAGTTGAGTTTTTATTTGAAAAACCATTACGTGACAAGCTCATTGAGCGACTAAGTCCACAGCAATTAGCCGAGCTATTCCCAAGCTTTAAACTTCAACCAAACCAAGTAACACCACAACATTATGATGCTGTTATCAGCTGGTCAGAAGAGAATCCCAACCTGTTTGCGTCAACGTTAGGTCTTTCAACACTTTATAACAACCAACTAGGTCAAGACACGAAGCTTGAAAGTATTGCTCGTATCGAACCTGCCTATGGCCTTTATCCTTACCAGCAAGATATCAGTCAGCAAGTGTTTAGCAATCTTCGTACCAATAAAAAGAGAGTTTTGATTCATTTACCAACTGGCTCGGGCAAAACACGCACTGCGATGAATATTGCCTCAGAACATTTAAGAGAATCGGACAATAATCTTGTGCTTTGGTTAGCAGACCGAGAGGAGCTGTGTTCACAAGCTTATGAAGAGTTCTCTAAAGCATGGCACTCTCTTGGGAACCGCCCTACCTCTTTATATGGTTTCTACTCAAGTTCTACAGAAAGTCTAAGTGGTATTGATTCTGGTTTTGTTGTTGCAGGCCTTCATAAGTTTTTAAGCTTAAGAAAAACCAACTCAAAACAGCTACAGCTTCTATATAAAGAGCTCGCTGAAAAAGTTACCTTAGTCATTTTTGATGAAGCACACAAAGCTATTGCTCCAAAATTCCAAGAAGTAGTGCAAGATTTCATTAGTGATAAAGCCTTTCACGCTGACCTAATCGGTTTAACGGCTACACCAGGCCGAAGCTACTCTGAAGACGGTCTGTCTGAAGAAGATAAACGCTTAGCTATTTTTTTCAATAACAATAAAGTATCTATGCAAATATCGGGATATCTATCTCCGATAGATTACCTTGTTGAAAAAGGTTACTTAGCAAAAGCTAACTTTAAGTCCCTTAACTACGATCACTCAAACATTGCGGCTTATGAACTTCGAGATGCTGGCGGTGTGGAAACAATGACAACATTAGCGAACAACTTAGAACGCAATAAAAATATAATCAAAACTATAATTAGTGAATGTAACCTAAATTCTCAAATCATCGTATTTGCCTGTACCGTTGAGCACAGTATTAACTTAGCAACAGCTCTTGCATACCAAGGTATTAATGCAGCCTCTATTGATAGTAAAAACGACTCTCCTGAAAGCAGGCGAGCTAAGATTGCTCAATATAAAAATGGGGAACTACAAGTCCTCGTGAACTTTAATGTTTTGACTGCTGGATTTGATGCACCAAAGACAAATGTCACAGTTATTGCTAAACCAATGAACTCGTTAGTGCAATATTTGCAAATGGCAGGTCGCGCTATGCGCGGTCATAAAAGTGGTGGCAACCGAGAATGCAGCATTTATACAGTTATGGACAACATACCCGAATTTCAAAGTATCAGCCTAGCATTTAGTCATTGGAATGACATGTGGGTGGAAAAGGAAAAAATTAATGAGTAA
- a CDS encoding IS3 family transposase (programmed frameshift) translates to MSRISVERKEAILKKLLPPYSMSVKEVSEEEGISTATLYHWRQQLRRSGAAVPNSNTSSEQWSAQTKLAIVAESYSMTESELSQYCREKGLFPEQIQSWRSECMQGFKSSKEQEAEAKKQAKADKLEIKELKKDLRLKEKALAETAALLVLKKKAESLLRGRARGRLTSTDERQTIVTLILEAKQCGCRLEPACHEVQIDLRTYRRWYQQGEVQADKRPICIRPEPANKLSQQERDAIIEVCNRSEFASLPPTQIVPTLLDRGEYIASESSYYRVLSAQGQLHRRGRQRSRQKQAKPSSYTATDSNQVYTWDITYLPSKVRGQHYYLYVIEDIYSRKIVGYEVYERECGELASQLLQRTLMREQCFNQALVLHSDNGAPMKSLTFKAKMEELGITSSYSRPRVSDDNPYVESLFRTVKYMPSWPTKGFESINSSRSWVEAFVRWYNTEHKHSKLNYVTPSERHNGKDKEILKRRAKVLLAAKELNPERWPGDIRNCEPVGDIHLNPEREAA, encoded by the exons GTGTCTCGTATCTCAGTAGAAAGAAAAGAAGCTATATTGAAGAAGCTGTTGCCTCCCTATTCGATGTCAGTTAAAGAAGTGTCGGAAGAGGAAGGAATTAGCACTGCGACCCTGTATCATTGGCGCCAGCAACTCAGACGTTCAGGAGCCGCCGTGCCAAATAGCAACACTTCATCAGAGCAGTGGTCTGCTCAAACTAAACTCGCCATTGTTGCCGAGTCTTACTCGATGACCGAAAGTGAACTCAGCCAATATTGTCGTGAAAAAGGTCTTTTCCCTGAACAAATCCAAAGTTGGCGCAGCGAATGTATGCAAGGGTTTAAGTCGAGTAAAGAGCAGGAAGCTGAAGCAAAGAAGCAGGCTAAAGCTGACAAACTTGAAATCAAAGAGTTGAAGAAAGATTTACGACTCAAAGAAAAAGCACTCGCTGAAACGGCCGCCCTCTTGGTACTAA AGAAAAAAGCTGAGAGCCTTTTACGGGGAAGAGCCAGAGGACGATTAACCTCAACCGATGAAAGGCAGACCATAGTGACTCTTATCCTTGAAGCGAAGCAATGCGGATGCCGTTTAGAGCCAGCTTGCCATGAAGTTCAAATCGACTTGAGAACGTATCGTCGCTGGTATCAGCAAGGTGAAGTTCAAGCTGACAAAAGGCCGATATGCATCAGGCCAGAGCCTGCTAACAAGCTCTCTCAGCAAGAGCGTGATGCGATTATCGAGGTGTGTAACCGCTCTGAGTTCGCAAGCTTACCTCCGACTCAAATCGTCCCGACACTGCTTGACCGAGGTGAGTATATCGCCTCTGAATCGAGTTACTATCGGGTGCTGAGTGCACAGGGACAACTCCACAGACGAGGTCGTCAAAGAAGTAGGCAGAAGCAAGCGAAGCCATCAAGTTACACAGCGACAGATTCGAACCAAGTCTATACATGGGATATCACTTACTTACCTTCAAAAGTTCGAGGCCAACACTATTACCTGTATGTCATCGAGGACATCTACAGTCGAAAAATCGTTGGTTATGAAGTGTATGAGCGTGAATGCGGTGAGCTGGCGTCACAACTTCTGCAACGAACGTTGATGCGAGAGCAATGCTTCAATCAAGCGCTGGTTCTTCACTCAGATAATGGTGCACCGATGAAGTCGCTGACGTTTAAAGCAAAAATGGAAGAGTTAGGTATTACCTCATCGTATAGCCGCCCAAGAGTCAGCGATGATAACCCGTATGTCGAATCATTGTTCCGCACGGTAAAGTACATGCCAAGCTGGCCAACAAAGGGCTTTGAAAGTATCAACAGTAGTCGAAGTTGGGTTGAAGCCTTCGTACGCTGGTACAACACCGAGCATAAGCACAGTAAGCTAAATTACGTCACGCCTTCAGAGCGTCACAATGGAAAAGATAAAGAGATCTTGAAGCGCCGAGCAAAGGTATTACTCGCAGCAAAAGAGCTAAACCCTGAACGCTGGCCAGGTGATATCAGAAACTGTGAACCTGTTGGTGACATTCACCTAAATCCAGAAAGAGAAGCTGCTTAG
- a CDS encoding 3'-5' exonuclease has protein sequence MAHIDTITGLDRKHRRHFKKVFARLGDDFFIREPLDDALKVAPCIVEGPCNSWVFVGSHSEVPSRADIQVLSRFNDLLVKRNCAEVRYLAVVENLDSNHSHLPDYVQVISQIDFYANGERIIIDKLIELSAEHFTSIKKKLFPESAIPTQCSTRRQHLVSDNSARLLPFFLDYDQELATRLDILESVDQDEEQQDEFSVRLINGVAGSGKTLILINRAILYCKKFPEKKVRLIIHNNPVVEDIKLKFKTWLGGKPENLEIQTFHSFAWQQYKATFNYVSALFKEKDVEAAKKKILNNAHACYTELSLKDSQIWDELEYINDYLIKDKDEYLEYDRQGRGFALQKSQREHVWQLYEILIEKLSDPKGYLPHIYIKELALSASSLQSFDHFMIDEAQFFAPSWLEVVKRSLVPGGSIFMCADPNQGFLKRRLSWKSVGLNVRGRTKRLNHSYRTTYEIMTASNSLLDELDSSPEDYVKPDFDQMARGSKPHIIYSRSHQDENARFLNEIEALVKSQKVPLHHIMVVYSRQYKPWNLKREIEARTGHNTVVNYNDKDDLKTVVGSRIKIMSVNSCTGMEAPTTFVLGAGHIINQAKHLDFTESEREEALQESLRKLYVAMTRAGQNLVVFSTEAFPDSVIPHVERSGDHSMA, from the coding sequence ATGGCACATATAGATACGATTACAGGCTTAGACCGCAAGCATCGACGTCATTTCAAAAAGGTATTTGCTCGATTGGGCGATGATTTTTTTATTCGTGAGCCTCTAGACGATGCCTTAAAAGTGGCCCCCTGTATTGTTGAAGGACCTTGTAATAGCTGGGTTTTTGTTGGGTCTCATTCAGAAGTGCCAAGCCGAGCGGATATTCAGGTGTTGAGTCGATTCAATGACTTATTGGTGAAACGAAATTGTGCGGAAGTCAGATATCTCGCAGTGGTAGAAAACCTAGATTCGAACCATTCTCATTTACCTGATTATGTTCAAGTTATTAGTCAAATAGATTTCTATGCTAATGGTGAGCGAATCATCATCGACAAGTTGATAGAACTTTCGGCTGAACATTTTACCAGTATAAAAAAGAAGCTCTTCCCGGAGTCCGCTATCCCGACACAGTGCAGTACTCGTAGACAGCATCTAGTGAGTGATAACTCGGCTAGGTTATTGCCTTTTTTCCTGGATTATGACCAAGAATTAGCGACTCGGCTAGATATTCTGGAGTCGGTAGATCAGGATGAAGAGCAGCAGGATGAGTTCTCGGTTCGTTTGATCAATGGAGTCGCCGGAAGTGGCAAAACGCTCATTTTAATAAATCGAGCAATTCTCTATTGTAAGAAATTCCCTGAGAAAAAGGTACGGCTGATTATACATAACAACCCGGTGGTTGAAGATATTAAGCTCAAGTTTAAAACATGGTTAGGCGGAAAACCTGAAAACCTTGAAATACAAACATTTCACTCCTTTGCGTGGCAGCAATACAAAGCAACATTTAATTATGTAAGCGCACTGTTTAAAGAGAAAGATGTTGAAGCCGCAAAGAAAAAAATTCTTAATAATGCCCATGCTTGCTATACAGAATTGTCGCTTAAAGACAGTCAAATTTGGGATGAACTTGAGTATATCAACGACTACTTAATTAAAGATAAAGATGAGTATCTAGAATATGACCGACAGGGGCGAGGTTTTGCATTACAGAAAAGTCAAAGGGAACATGTTTGGCAACTGTATGAGATTTTAATTGAAAAACTCTCAGATCCTAAAGGTTATCTTCCCCATATTTATATTAAAGAACTCGCGTTATCTGCTAGTTCGTTACAGAGCTTCGATCATTTTATGATTGATGAAGCACAATTTTTTGCGCCGTCTTGGCTTGAGGTGGTTAAAAGGTCTCTAGTACCCGGAGGAAGCATTTTCATGTGTGCCGATCCTAATCAAGGTTTTCTAAAAAGACGGTTAAGTTGGAAAAGTGTCGGATTGAATGTTCGCGGTAGAACTAAACGTTTAAACCATTCATACCGAACAACCTATGAAATCATGACCGCGTCAAATTCACTTTTAGACGAGTTAGATAGCAGCCCCGAAGATTACGTTAAGCCTGACTTTGACCAAATGGCGCGGGGAAGTAAGCCTCATATTATCTACTCAAGAAGCCACCAAGATGAGAATGCTCGTTTCTTAAATGAGATTGAAGCTCTAGTTAAGTCTCAAAAAGTACCACTGCATCACATTATGGTGGTTTACAGCCGTCAATATAAGCCGTGGAATTTAAAAAGAGAGATTGAGGCCAGAACGGGTCATAACACCGTTGTGAATTATAACGATAAGGACGATCTTAAAACCGTTGTGGGCAGCAGAATCAAAATTATGTCGGTGAATAGCTGTACGGGCATGGAAGCACCCACAACATTCGTATTGGGTGCTGGGCATATCATTAACCAAGCTAAGCATCTTGATTTCACAGAATCAGAACGAGAGGAAGCGTTGCAAGAATCGTTGCGTAAACTCTACGTAGCCATGACGAGGGCGGGTCAAAACTTGGTGGTATTTAGTACCGAAGCATTTCCGGATTCGGTTATACCTCACGTGGAACGCTCTGGCGACCATTCAATGGCGTAA
- a CDS encoding DEAD/DEAH box helicase → MELTSVLKELQAFVYAEHEASMEKLLETWKKPLEEKLLKGETQRIESVRCSGSNHLEVVLGDNESRFREGDMICLHLGDPSNHKVFGQVAIEAENDGEWLLKVKVDQSLLPQLSEGCYADPAGMDLKPFYDKALADVATSKVGRDVLLPMLSGHLNTETIYDEDFDEAADYAESRGLNEKQSEAVGIGVASKYLACIQGPPGTGKTKVISIIAKLLVEAGQRVFMTSHTHMAINNALNKIVEEGVPVAKVCASGGKKSLSDKVQHFEYASKWQDIPDTGYVIGATPFATCSERLESFTFDTIIFDEASQITVPLALMAMRKGCRFVFVGDHKQLPPVILSQSVLEDSSAFSKMILGNEKVSVLLSQTYRMSPALTEWPSNCYYKGELESKRPPTLSSFSLPKKPHKYSDVLSSDRPSVFIKTPGVNARSVDRKEAALVADLITAAVEAGLSAEEIGVVTPFRGHGKALKSCLQDKLGIFGSKLVVTDTVERMQGQEREMIIVSFCSSDPQYISAIAEFFFQAERLNVAITRPQTKLVIIGPEIPEGMLQQVDDPKVRQNIEDYKSLVRHCYKVEVD, encoded by the coding sequence ATGGAACTCACTTCGGTATTAAAAGAACTACAAGCTTTTGTGTATGCAGAACATGAAGCTAGCATGGAAAAACTTCTAGAAACTTGGAAGAAACCTTTAGAAGAAAAACTATTAAAAGGCGAAACTCAACGAATAGAGTCAGTAAGATGTTCCGGGTCTAATCACCTGGAAGTCGTATTAGGTGATAACGAATCACGCTTTAGAGAAGGCGATATGATTTGCTTGCATCTTGGCGACCCAAGTAACCATAAAGTATTTGGTCAAGTAGCTATTGAAGCTGAAAACGATGGAGAATGGCTGCTCAAAGTCAAAGTCGATCAAAGCTTACTTCCACAATTAAGTGAAGGCTGTTATGCCGACCCCGCAGGCATGGACTTAAAACCGTTTTATGATAAAGCTTTGGCTGATGTAGCAACATCGAAAGTCGGCAGAGACGTATTGCTACCCATGCTTTCCGGACATTTAAATACGGAAACGATTTATGACGAAGACTTTGATGAGGCTGCGGATTATGCCGAATCTCGAGGATTAAATGAAAAACAGAGTGAAGCTGTTGGTATTGGTGTCGCATCTAAATACTTAGCGTGTATTCAAGGTCCTCCCGGAACGGGTAAAACAAAAGTTATTAGTATTATCGCCAAGCTTCTTGTAGAGGCAGGGCAAAGAGTTTTCATGACTTCTCATACCCACATGGCGATCAATAATGCGCTCAACAAAATTGTAGAGGAAGGGGTTCCTGTTGCAAAAGTTTGCGCGAGTGGCGGTAAGAAATCACTGAGTGACAAGGTTCAGCATTTTGAATACGCATCAAAATGGCAAGATATACCGGACACTGGGTATGTGATTGGTGCGACACCTTTTGCTACCTGTAGTGAGCGACTTGAAAGCTTTACATTTGATACCATCATTTTTGACGAAGCTAGCCAAATTACCGTTCCATTGGCGTTAATGGCAATGAGGAAAGGGTGTCGATTTGTATTCGTTGGGGATCATAAGCAGCTTCCTCCTGTGATACTTTCTCAATCCGTTCTTGAGGACAGTTCGGCTTTCTCTAAGATGATTCTTGGCAATGAAAAGGTTTCGGTATTGTTAAGCCAAACTTATCGGATGTCTCCAGCCTTAACTGAATGGCCTAGTAACTGTTATTACAAGGGCGAATTAGAATCGAAAAGACCACCAACGCTGTCATCATTTTCTCTACCTAAAAAACCTCACAAGTATTCCGACGTCCTCTCTAGCGATCGACCTTCTGTATTTATCAAAACTCCAGGGGTCAATGCCCGAAGTGTAGATAGAAAAGAAGCGGCGTTAGTGGCCGATTTGATAACCGCGGCTGTTGAAGCGGGTCTATCTGCTGAAGAGATAGGTGTCGTTACACCGTTTCGGGGTCATGGCAAAGCTTTAAAGTCTTGCCTTCAGGATAAGTTGGGGATATTTGGATCAAAATTAGTGGTAACGGATACCGTGGAAAGGATGCAAGGCCAAGAGCGGGAAATGATTATAGTTTCATTCTGCTCCTCAGATCCGCAATACATTAGCGCTATCGCTGAATTCTTTTTCCAAGCGGAACGTCTCAATGTCGCCATTACTAGACCCCAGACTAAGTTGGTTATTATCGGCCCCGAAATCCCAGAAGGCATGCTGCAACAGGTGGATGATCCTAAGGTGCGACAAAACATTGAAGATTATAAATCTCTGGTTCGTCACTGTTATAAGGTGGAAGTAGATTAA